In a genomic window of Streptomyces koelreuteriae:
- a CDS encoding GNAT family N-acetyltransferase, which yields MRVAGPGELGEGEKERWRALRAASEAPRNPFMEPEFTEAVGLVRPQARIAVVYEGLEPVGFLPYERGPLGQGRAIGLGVSDAQGAILRPGLDLEAGRLLKACSVSSFAFDNLEAEQRLFVRYAAEEHATYVIDVEKGYETYESVLRAESPKFLKTTLAKERRLGRQAGETRFVFDERDPAALRTLMEWKSAQYRRTGRQDRFAREWITRLVGRLARTRAAECAGTLSVLYAGERPVAAHFGLRSASVLACWFPAYDPEFAKYSPGLVLHLRMAEAAAAEGIGMLDLGRGAAEYKDALKTGELPVYEGAVTRPGAGAALHWLSREPARRAHSFVRGRPRLAALAARTLKGAARLRRG from the coding sequence ATTCGCGTGGCTGGGCCCGGGGAGCTCGGCGAAGGGGAGAAGGAGCGCTGGCGCGCACTGCGCGCTGCCTCCGAGGCACCGCGCAACCCCTTCATGGAACCGGAGTTCACCGAAGCCGTCGGCCTGGTGAGGCCGCAGGCACGGATCGCGGTGGTGTACGAGGGGCTGGAGCCGGTCGGTTTCCTGCCCTACGAGCGAGGGCCGTTGGGCCAGGGCCGGGCCATCGGGCTCGGGGTCTCGGACGCGCAGGGGGCGATCCTGCGGCCGGGCCTGGACCTGGAGGCGGGCCGGCTCCTGAAGGCCTGCTCGGTGTCGAGCTTCGCCTTCGACAACCTGGAGGCCGAGCAGCGGCTGTTCGTCCGGTACGCGGCCGAGGAGCACGCCACCTACGTCATCGACGTGGAGAAGGGCTACGAGACGTACGAGTCGGTGCTGCGCGCCGAGTCGCCGAAGTTCCTGAAGACCACCCTGGCCAAGGAGCGCAGGCTGGGACGGCAGGCCGGCGAGACGCGGTTCGTGTTCGACGAACGCGACCCGGCCGCGCTGCGCACCCTCATGGAGTGGAAGTCCGCGCAGTACCGCAGGACGGGCCGGCAGGACCGCTTCGCCCGGGAGTGGATCACCCGGCTCGTGGGGCGGCTGGCCCGGACCCGGGCAGCTGAGTGCGCCGGCACCCTGTCCGTGCTCTACGCCGGAGAGCGGCCCGTCGCCGCGCACTTCGGTCTGCGCTCGGCCTCCGTCCTGGCCTGCTGGTTCCCGGCCTACGACCCGGAGTTCGCGAAGTACTCGCCGGGTCTGGTGCTGCATCTGCGCATGGCCGAGGCGGCGGCCGCCGAGGGCATCGGCATGCTCGACCTCGGGCGGGGCGCGGCGGAGTACAAGGACGCGCTGAAGACGGGCGAACTGCCCGTGTACGAGGGCGCGGTGACGCGACCGGGGGCGGGCGCGGCACTGCACTGGCTGAGCCGCGAGCCCGCGCGCCGCGCGCACAGCTTCGTCCGGGGCAGGCCGCGGCTCGCGGCGCTGGCCGCGCGGACTTTGAAGGGCGCGGCTCGGCTGCGCCGTGGCTGA
- a CDS encoding glycosyltransferase, with amino-acid sequence MTDLSDLPPVWPGRRALAWPGVPLFAALALWVYAVRHTDVSRLDDYGLVTALHPTFWAGLVVLTTGFWFTVRDPRRRGGWAAAYVLGLLVMERATQAVVYPTPLYAWAWKHEAVIDHLLTAGGLQTADQVGDMAVYDQWPGFFAAQAALVRLLGVDSAAMFMAWWPLASSLMLLLPLLLIYRTFTEDRRLIWTAVWLFYVANWVGQDYFSPQSVAYALHVGVLAVVLRRFGRSAVRRGQPRQAVWTVVITVMLVAIVISHQLTPGMLVVCLLALCLSRRYRDWVPVVTTVVIFLAWCLTAALPFLSAAMPDMIRSVGDVGANVETGYGATPTGTGAIATSWAARLLSGSVLLLAALGVLRQRVLRHRARPLLLIAAAPLPMFAASSYGSEMIFRVLLFMLPGAAFFAAAALLPKVRTLAADAAAREADSRQAAAPAKGPTKGNAKGPAKGGRRWLGVGLPLAALLGGTLAFVPAYSGKDRINYFPPQEVALVRQLFDQAPDGSLVVAANRNYPLAYDSYGSVDHYWFLDDARSHVDRIVQKPAATLASDMAGVERPARAYFLLTQGQLANSEMNGQLTKAQLDRIRKSVAASPRFRLVAQNSAGWLYVLKQSEGAER; translated from the coding sequence GTGACGGACCTGTCCGATCTGCCACCCGTCTGGCCCGGGCGCCGCGCCCTCGCCTGGCCCGGCGTGCCGCTGTTCGCCGCGCTCGCCCTCTGGGTGTACGCCGTGCGGCACACCGATGTCTCGCGGCTCGACGACTACGGCCTGGTGACCGCGCTGCACCCCACCTTCTGGGCGGGCCTCGTGGTGCTCACGACCGGCTTCTGGTTCACCGTCCGCGATCCGCGCCGGCGGGGCGGCTGGGCGGCGGCGTACGTCCTCGGGCTGCTCGTGATGGAGCGGGCCACCCAGGCGGTGGTCTACCCGACCCCGCTGTACGCCTGGGCGTGGAAGCACGAGGCGGTCATCGACCATCTGCTGACGGCCGGCGGTCTGCAAACGGCCGACCAGGTCGGCGACATGGCGGTGTACGACCAGTGGCCGGGCTTCTTCGCCGCCCAGGCCGCCCTCGTACGGCTGCTGGGCGTGGACTCGGCGGCGATGTTCATGGCCTGGTGGCCCCTGGCCTCCAGTCTGATGCTGCTGCTCCCGCTGCTGCTGATCTACCGCACCTTCACCGAGGACCGGCGGCTGATCTGGACGGCGGTCTGGCTCTTCTACGTCGCCAACTGGGTCGGGCAGGACTACTTCTCGCCCCAGTCCGTGGCCTACGCGCTGCATGTCGGCGTCCTGGCCGTGGTCCTGCGCCGCTTCGGCCGGTCCGCCGTGCGGCGCGGGCAGCCCCGGCAGGCCGTGTGGACGGTGGTGATCACCGTCATGCTCGTGGCGATCGTCATCTCCCATCAGCTCACCCCGGGCATGCTCGTCGTCTGCCTGCTCGCCCTGTGCCTCAGCCGCCGCTACCGCGACTGGGTCCCGGTGGTCACGACCGTCGTGATCTTCCTGGCCTGGTGTCTCACTGCGGCGCTGCCCTTCCTGTCCGCCGCGATGCCGGACATGATCCGCTCCGTCGGCGACGTCGGCGCCAACGTCGAGACGGGGTACGGCGCCACCCCGACCGGCACCGGAGCGATCGCGACCTCCTGGGCGGCCCGGCTGCTGTCCGGCTCCGTCCTGCTGCTCGCGGCCCTCGGCGTCCTGCGCCAACGGGTGCTGCGGCACCGGGCCCGGCCGTTGCTGCTGATCGCGGCGGCCCCGCTGCCGATGTTCGCGGCCAGCAGCTACGGCAGCGAGATGATCTTCCGGGTGCTGCTCTTCATGCTGCCCGGCGCCGCGTTCTTCGCCGCCGCCGCGCTGCTGCCCAAGGTCCGCACCCTGGCCGCCGACGCCGCCGCCCGGGAAGCCGACAGCCGGCAGGCCGCCGCCCCCGCCAAGGGCCCCACCAAGGGCAACGCCAAGGGCCCCGCCAAGGGCGGACGACGGTGGCTCGGCGTCGGGCTGCCGCTGGCAGCACTGCTCGGCGGAACGCTGGCGTTCGTCCCGGCCTACTCCGGCAAGGACCGGATCAACTACTTCCCGCCGCAGGAAGTGGCCCTCGTACGGCAGCTCTTCGACCAGGCGCCCGACGGCTCGCTCGTCGTGGCCGCCAACCGCAACTACCCGCTCGCGTACGACTCCTACGGGAGCGTCGACCACTACTGGTTCCTCGACGACGCCCGCAGCCACGTCGACCGGATCGTCCAGAAGCCGGCCGCCACCCTCGCCAGTGACATGGCCGGGGTGGAGCGACCGGCCCGGGCCTACTTCCTGCTCACCCAGGGGCAGTTGGCCAACTCCGAGATGAACGGCCAGCTCACCAAGGCGCAGCTGGACCGTATCCGGAAGTCCGTCGCCGCCTCACCGCGGTTCCGGCTCGTGGCGCAGAACAGCGCCGGATGGCTCTACGTACTGAAGCAGTCCGAGGGAGCGGAGCGATGA
- a CDS encoding glycosyl hydrolase, with protein sequence MRFNRPHRSDRSHRSDRSHRSDRPHRSHRPFRRDPNTTTEERPAAGPFASSRRRLLITSATVVSAVLVGVLALRDASGPDPQGAGSKADCRPTALLEPPCGAWFGAFVPHERGDLPEKVRAYEKRVGRELDIVYTYHDMSLPEGTRREGQLLTPEEQRVGEDHLLLLSWESKWWGGTKKQQPTWKQIASGELDDKVIDVQARRIKDYGKKVFLSFDLEMDTRTPDNGTPAEYVKAYRHIHDRFRELGVDNVVWTWITTGYLDHADEMKRMYPGDEYVDWIGYNQYNYYRCHNTRWMSFAQTQDAAHDWIREHISDEKPLMLSEFGTAEDSARPQRQAEWYAQVPGVLKGLEGVKAALQWNYRDPGPHCNLALANDAAWDSLRKAAADPYLNQPLK encoded by the coding sequence GTGAGGTTCAACCGTCCCCACCGATCCGACCGTTCCCATCGATCCGACCGTTCCCATCGATCCGACCGTCCCCACCGATCCCACCGCCCCTTTCGCCGCGACCCGAACACCACGACCGAGGAGCGGCCGGCCGCCGGCCCGTTCGCATCGAGCCGGCGTCGGCTGCTGATCACGTCCGCGACGGTCGTCAGCGCGGTCCTGGTCGGCGTACTCGCCCTCCGGGACGCCTCAGGACCGGACCCCCAGGGCGCCGGCTCCAAGGCGGACTGCCGCCCCACCGCACTCCTGGAACCGCCCTGCGGCGCCTGGTTCGGCGCGTTCGTGCCGCACGAGCGCGGCGATCTGCCCGAGAAGGTGCGCGCCTACGAGAAACGCGTGGGCCGTGAACTGGACATCGTGTACACGTACCACGACATGTCCCTGCCCGAGGGCACCCGCCGCGAGGGCCAGCTGCTCACCCCCGAGGAACAGCGCGTCGGCGAGGACCACCTGCTGCTGCTGTCCTGGGAGAGCAAGTGGTGGGGCGGCACGAAGAAGCAGCAGCCGACCTGGAAGCAGATCGCGTCAGGCGAGCTGGACGACAAGGTCATCGACGTCCAGGCCCGGCGCATCAAGGACTACGGCAAGAAGGTCTTCCTCTCCTTCGACCTGGAGATGGACACCCGCACCCCGGACAACGGCACCCCCGCCGAGTACGTGAAGGCGTACCGGCACATCCACGACCGGTTCCGCGAGCTGGGCGTCGACAACGTCGTCTGGACGTGGATCACCACCGGCTATCTCGACCACGCCGACGAGATGAAGCGGATGTACCCGGGCGACGAGTACGTCGACTGGATCGGCTACAACCAGTACAACTACTACCGCTGCCACAACACGCGCTGGATGAGCTTCGCGCAGACCCAGGACGCCGCGCACGACTGGATCCGCGAGCACATCTCCGACGAGAAGCCGCTGATGCTCTCCGAGTTCGGCACCGCCGAGGACTCGGCCCGCCCGCAGCGACAGGCCGAGTGGTACGCGCAGGTGCCCGGGGTGCTGAAGGGCCTGGAGGGCGTCAAGGCCGCCCTCCAGTGGAACTACCGCGACCCCGGACCGCACTGCAATCTGGCGTTGGCCAACGACGCGGCCTGGGACAGCCTGCGCAAGGCGGCCGCCGACCCGTACCTGAACCAGCCGCTCAAGTAG
- a CDS encoding glycosyltransferase, which translates to MARSARAREEIRRFLDIGAVQVAELDLDGDGDEAVLRPGPGSPPVTHGEVFVLVRRGGRPVGTLLGRVPEGADARGVLEARARAECAAGDVEDAGCAGEPPYTSVVVATRERAGQLARALDSLLAQDHPRFEIVVVDNAPVTDETRELIERKYAERVRYVCERVPGLAVAHNAGLAAVRGEVVAFTDDDVVADPRWLTELTAPFAADAGLGCATGLILPARLTTPAQVLLESHGGFAKGFTPRTYDPARPPGDEPLFPFTAGRFGSGANMAFRTAVLRSVGGFDPATGAGTAARGGDDLYGFVRVLAQGHRLRYTPSALVWHHHRETWRDLETQAYGYGAGLTAYLTAVLVNRPALLPAFLARLPRGLAHARTLTAVRETDGGGADEGGAPGDHDVRTHPWPRRLSRLQRRGMLYGPVGYVRARRALRATVGATVRRAR; encoded by the coding sequence ATGGCTCGTTCGGCGCGTGCGCGGGAGGAGATACGGCGGTTCCTGGACATCGGGGCGGTTCAGGTCGCTGAGCTGGATCTCGACGGTGACGGTGACGAGGCGGTGCTCAGACCCGGGCCGGGGAGCCCGCCGGTGACGCACGGCGAGGTGTTCGTGCTGGTCCGCAGGGGTGGGCGGCCCGTGGGCACGCTGCTCGGGCGGGTGCCGGAGGGGGCGGACGCACGGGGTGTGCTGGAGGCGCGGGCGCGGGCGGAGTGTGCGGCCGGGGATGTCGAGGACGCCGGGTGTGCCGGTGAGCCTCCGTACACCAGTGTCGTCGTCGCGACCCGGGAGCGGGCCGGGCAACTGGCCCGCGCGCTGGACTCGCTGCTGGCGCAGGACCACCCCCGGTTCGAGATCGTCGTCGTGGACAACGCGCCCGTCACGGACGAGACGCGGGAGCTGATCGAGCGGAAGTACGCCGAGCGCGTGCGGTACGTGTGCGAGCGGGTGCCCGGCCTCGCGGTCGCGCACAACGCGGGCCTCGCGGCCGTGCGGGGCGAGGTGGTCGCCTTCACCGACGACGACGTGGTCGCCGACCCGCGCTGGCTGACCGAGCTGACCGCGCCCTTCGCCGCCGACGCCGGACTGGGCTGCGCCACCGGGCTGATCCTGCCCGCGCGGCTGACGACCCCGGCCCAGGTCCTCCTGGAGAGCCACGGCGGCTTCGCGAAGGGCTTCACTCCAAGGACGTACGACCCGGCGCGTCCGCCGGGCGACGAACCGCTGTTCCCGTTCACGGCGGGGCGGTTCGGCTCCGGGGCCAACATGGCGTTCCGTACGGCGGTGCTGCGTTCCGTCGGCGGTTTCGACCCGGCCACCGGTGCCGGTACGGCCGCCCGGGGCGGCGACGACCTCTACGGATTCGTCCGTGTCCTGGCCCAGGGCCACCGGCTGCGCTACACACCGTCCGCACTGGTGTGGCACCACCACCGGGAGACCTGGCGGGACCTGGAGACCCAGGCGTACGGCTACGGCGCCGGGCTCACGGCCTATCTGACCGCGGTGCTGGTGAACCGGCCCGCGCTGCTGCCGGCGTTCCTCGCCCGGCTGCCCCGCGGCCTCGCCCACGCCCGGACGCTGACGGCCGTACGCGAGACGGACGGGGGCGGGGCGGACGAGGGCGGGGCGCCGGGTGACCACGACGTGCGGACGCATCCCTGGCCACGGCGGCTGTCGCGGCTGCAGCGCAGGGGGATGCTGTACGGGCCTGTCGGCTATGTGCGGGCGCGGCGGGCGCTGCGCGCGACGGTCGGCGCGACGGTTCGGAGGGCGAGATGA
- a CDS encoding polysaccharide deacetylase family protein gives MDDPPDWIAEFTVTPKQFAAHLDALADSGRTPVTISTIADHLAGRAPLPPRPVLLTFDDGFADLPGPTAETLAGRGLPATAYLTTGAIAPGGRSLLPPAPMMTLDRAAELERSGMEIGSHTVTHAQLDTLSGKDLAYELRTSKAVLEDALGHEVRHLAYPHGYNSPRVRAMSARAGYETATAVRHALSSEGDERYRIARLIVRRTHTVADVEGWLAGAGARVAPYRDGPKTIGWRWYRRARAVVHGPEFAG, from the coding sequence ATGGACGACCCGCCCGACTGGATCGCCGAGTTCACGGTCACGCCGAAGCAGTTCGCGGCCCATCTCGACGCCTTGGCCGACAGCGGCCGTACGCCCGTCACGATCAGTACGATCGCCGACCATCTGGCCGGGCGGGCGCCGCTGCCGCCCCGGCCCGTGCTGCTCACCTTCGACGACGGCTTCGCCGATCTGCCCGGACCGACCGCCGAGACGCTGGCCGGACGCGGGCTGCCCGCCACCGCCTATCTCACCACCGGCGCCATCGCCCCGGGCGGCCGCAGTCTGCTGCCGCCCGCCCCGATGATGACCCTGGACCGGGCGGCAGAGCTGGAACGTTCCGGCATGGAGATCGGCAGCCACACCGTCACTCACGCACAGCTCGACACCCTGTCCGGCAAGGACCTGGCGTACGAACTGCGCACGTCCAAGGCCGTGCTGGAGGACGCCCTCGGGCACGAGGTCCGCCATCTCGCCTATCCGCACGGCTACAACAGCCCCCGGGTGCGGGCCATGTCGGCCCGGGCCGGTTACGAGACGGCGACCGCCGTACGGCACGCGCTCAGCTCCGAGGGCGACGAGCGGTACCGCATCGCCCGGCTCATCGTGCGGCGTACCCACACCGTCGCAGATGTCGAGGGCTGGCTGGCGGGGGCGGGCGCGCGGGTCGCGCCCTACCGCGACGGGCCGAAGACGATCGGGTGGCGGTGGTACCGGCGGGCCCGTGCGGTGGTGCACGGGCCCGAGTTCGCGGGCTGA
- a CDS encoding lipopolysaccharide biosynthesis protein encodes MAEIQVHEPAPTRTDGGGPQPAENEHTHDSLFKNAYFLMLSTGVSAVLGLGFWLVAARYYSEEAVGQGSAAIAAMRLLASITATTMIGAVVRFVPRAGRETGRLVWGTYAASSLVVALAAAVFLLTLDAWGASYAPLGTPMAGALFVAACVAWALLTLQDGVLTGLRKAEWVPAGNAVFSVGKLALLAVFAGTLPVLGIFVSWAVAIAFSTLPLGWLIFRKLIPGQAAHDREKEPPKLRDMGRFLAGDSLGALFSLAMINLLPVMVAVRFSAAENGYFYVAYTVGGTMEFMAINMASSLTAHASHDPRQLADGVRGALRRMTLLLVPVVAVLVLFAPYILTPFSPDYAEHGSTVLRLLALGALPRVVVELYIGVLRVQGRTGVLAALQGAMCVLVLGSAAVLFTPAGIAGAGWAVLLSMTLIAVVSSVGLRAALRHNDSAPVVRPPADPSYGTRWAKLNATAGYGTTWARRAAYQPKDGDQDTVTLFIGRPGYEREALQADTLALIVRPEGPSREPAHEPGAPAHDSGESPHDSGAPPHEPQDRPTGQESQERWLRGALWSLLGVAAVFFLAPLRDLPWLDDASEAALTGRQLLDGLPLPSLTAGGLLLVVFVAALTLCTRRDPWLPGTALYAALLALYTAPVALGREPRPVDGALYEKTAGFLADTLGLDGPEPLLRWAPPVCQLLCLVPLWLLLASAGGRLTWPGRWGVLYLVAVGGWVWREELAPVAPPLLAVLVLLLPLTRAASAWTRSRSRSNRPADGPPSRRPSD; translated from the coding sequence GTGGCTGAGATCCAGGTCCACGAGCCCGCCCCCACGCGCACCGACGGGGGCGGGCCGCAGCCTGCCGAGAACGAACACACGCACGACTCGCTGTTCAAGAACGCCTACTTCCTCATGCTCAGCACCGGCGTGTCCGCCGTACTGGGCCTGGGCTTCTGGCTGGTGGCCGCCCGCTACTACTCCGAGGAGGCCGTCGGCCAGGGCTCCGCCGCGATCGCCGCGATGCGGCTGCTCGCCAGCATCACGGCGACGACGATGATCGGGGCCGTCGTGCGCTTCGTCCCGCGCGCGGGACGGGAGACCGGGCGCCTGGTGTGGGGCACGTACGCGGCCAGTTCGCTGGTCGTGGCGCTCGCCGCCGCCGTCTTCCTGCTCACGCTGGACGCCTGGGGGGCCTCCTACGCGCCCCTGGGCACACCCATGGCGGGCGCGTTGTTCGTCGCCGCGTGCGTGGCCTGGGCGCTGCTCACCCTCCAGGACGGCGTGCTCACCGGACTGCGCAAGGCGGAGTGGGTACCGGCCGGGAACGCGGTGTTCTCGGTCGGGAAACTGGCCCTGCTCGCCGTCTTCGCCGGCACCCTGCCCGTCCTCGGCATCTTCGTCTCCTGGGCGGTGGCGATCGCCTTCTCCACCCTGCCGCTGGGCTGGCTGATCTTCCGCAAGCTCATCCCGGGCCAAGCGGCACACGACCGCGAGAAGGAGCCTCCCAAACTTCGCGACATGGGCCGCTTCCTGGCCGGGGACTCACTGGGCGCGCTGTTCAGCCTCGCCATGATCAACCTGTTGCCGGTGATGGTCGCGGTCCGCTTCAGCGCCGCGGAGAACGGCTACTTCTACGTGGCGTACACCGTCGGCGGCACGATGGAGTTCATGGCCATCAACATGGCCTCGTCCCTCACCGCGCACGCCTCGCACGACCCGCGCCAGCTCGCCGACGGCGTCCGGGGAGCCCTGCGGCGCATGACGCTGCTGCTGGTCCCGGTCGTGGCGGTGCTGGTCCTCTTCGCCCCGTACATCCTCACGCCCTTCAGCCCGGACTACGCCGAGCACGGCTCGACCGTGCTGCGGCTGCTCGCCCTCGGCGCGCTGCCGCGGGTTGTGGTGGAGCTGTACATCGGAGTGCTGCGCGTCCAGGGGCGCACGGGTGTGCTGGCCGCGCTCCAAGGCGCCATGTGCGTCCTGGTGCTGGGCAGCGCGGCCGTGCTGTTCACCCCGGCGGGGATCGCGGGCGCCGGCTGGGCGGTGCTGCTGAGCATGACGCTGATCGCCGTCGTCTCCTCGGTCGGGCTCCGCGCGGCACTGCGCCACAACGACAGCGCGCCCGTTGTCCGCCCGCCCGCCGACCCCTCCTACGGCACCCGCTGGGCCAAGCTCAACGCCACCGCCGGGTACGGCACGACCTGGGCCCGCCGGGCCGCGTACCAGCCTAAGGACGGTGACCAGGACACGGTGACGCTGTTCATCGGCCGGCCGGGGTACGAACGCGAGGCGCTGCAGGCGGACACACTGGCGTTGATCGTGCGGCCGGAGGGGCCGTCCCGGGAACCGGCGCACGAGCCCGGGGCGCCAGCGCACGACTCCGGAGAATCACCACACGACTCCGGGGCACCACCGCACGAGCCCCAAGACCGGCCCACCGGCCAGGAATCACAGGAACGGTGGCTCAGAGGCGCCCTCTGGAGCCTGCTCGGTGTCGCCGCCGTCTTCTTCCTGGCACCGCTGCGTGACCTGCCCTGGCTCGACGACGCCTCCGAAGCCGCACTGACCGGGCGTCAGCTGCTGGACGGGCTGCCGTTGCCCTCGCTCACCGCGGGGGGCCTGCTGCTCGTGGTGTTCGTCGCCGCCCTCACGCTGTGCACCCGGCGCGACCCGTGGCTGCCCGGCACGGCGCTGTACGCGGCCCTGCTCGCCCTGTACACCGCACCGGTCGCCCTCGGACGGGAACCGCGGCCGGTGGACGGGGCGTTGTACGAGAAGACGGCCGGCTTCCTCGCGGACACGCTCGGGCTCGACGGGCCCGAGCCGCTGCTGCGCTGGGCGCCGCCGGTCTGCCAGCTGCTGTGCCTCGTTCCGCTGTGGCTGCTGCTCGCGAGCGCGGGCGGGCGGCTGACGTGGCCGGGGCGCTGGGGGGTTCTGTATCTCGTCGCGGTCGGCGGCTGGGTGTGGCGCGAGGAGCTCGCACCCGTCGCGCCGCCCCTGCTCGCCGTCCTCGTCCTGCTTCTGCCGCTCACCCGCGCCGCGTCGGCGTGGACGCGCTCCCGCTCCAGATCCAACCGACCGGCCGACGGACCACCGAGCCGCCGGCCCAGCGACTGA
- a CDS encoding DegT/DnrJ/EryC1/StrS family aminotransferase codes for MAVGEAGPGSVRRGPQPKRLEEAMRVRLGRECVYVPSCRFGLYVALRHWCPPGGRVLMSPVNDDVIFFVVLAAGLRPVQAPLNPLDASIDLDAVPEETWRSVSAVLTTNLYGNPDPAPRLRQKCDALGIPLFEDGAHAIGSRVGDRPVGAWGEASAFSLSKHVGAKAGGMLSLADPGLREAVEKTCAGLLVPRRASSELAYAVRPFAEAAVRGLRLRRAAWAAIRLLGLADREEIRMPLRPDELARAEPRAPGLEAHHSWVRVDMHDYRQEPGALRLRRIGHKLDRLDDVLDACRAGTELLLSTPWAKPRDAYGTQPLFRVPLFVADRDAAIAALAQRGIVVGYLYDPPLDDYAGAEFTDPSPAPEAARWFARHALPVDPLRARTAVEVLERSGARPVEAPGELPGSRPTPGGLG; via the coding sequence ATGGCCGTAGGGGAGGCCGGTCCGGGCTCGGTACGGCGTGGTCCACAGCCGAAGCGGCTGGAAGAGGCCATGCGCGTCCGGCTCGGCCGGGAATGTGTGTATGTACCGTCGTGCCGTTTCGGGCTGTACGTGGCGCTGCGCCACTGGTGCCCGCCCGGCGGACGGGTGCTGATGTCGCCGGTCAACGACGACGTGATCTTCTTCGTCGTGCTCGCGGCCGGACTGCGTCCGGTGCAGGCGCCGTTGAACCCGCTGGACGCGTCCATCGACCTCGATGCCGTACCCGAGGAGACGTGGCGCTCGGTCTCGGCCGTGCTCACGACGAACCTGTACGGCAACCCGGACCCGGCGCCGCGTCTGCGGCAGAAGTGCGACGCGCTCGGGATCCCGCTGTTCGAGGACGGGGCGCACGCCATCGGCAGCAGGGTGGGGGACCGGCCGGTCGGGGCGTGGGGGGAGGCCTCCGCGTTCAGCCTGTCCAAGCATGTCGGCGCCAAGGCCGGAGGCATGCTCTCGCTCGCCGACCCGGGGCTGCGGGAGGCGGTGGAGAAGACCTGCGCGGGGCTGCTCGTCCCGCGCCGGGCGAGTTCCGAACTGGCTTACGCGGTCCGGCCGTTCGCGGAGGCGGCGGTGCGCGGGCTGCGGCTGCGGCGCGCCGCCTGGGCCGCGATCCGGCTGCTGGGTCTCGCGGACCGCGAGGAGATCCGGATGCCGCTGCGCCCGGACGAACTCGCCCGGGCCGAGCCCCGGGCGCCCGGCCTGGAGGCGCACCACTCCTGGGTGCGGGTCGACATGCACGACTACCGCCAGGAGCCCGGCGCGCTGCGGCTGCGGCGCATCGGGCACAAGCTGGACCGGCTCGACGACGTGCTCGACGCCTGCCGGGCGGGCACGGAGCTGCTGCTGTCCACGCCCTGGGCCAAGCCGCGCGACGCCTACGGCACCCAGCCGCTGTTCCGCGTCCCGCTGTTCGTGGCGGACCGGGACGCGGCGATCGCGGCACTGGCACAGCGGGGCATCGTCGTCGGCTACCTCTACGACCCGCCCCTGGACGACTACGCCGGGGCGGAGTTCACCGACCCCTCACCGGCCCCCGAGGCGGCCCGCTGGTTCGCGCGGCACGCGCTGCCCGTGGACCCGCTGCGGGCGCGGACGGCCGTCGAGGTGCTGGAGCGGTCCGGGGCACGACCGGTCGAAGCACCGGGGGAGTTGCCTGGGAGCAGGCCGACACCGGGAGGGCTGGGGTAG
- a CDS encoding HAD family hydrolase, translated as MAAPIAYSLIATDLDGTLLRGDDTLSDRSLAALARVADTGAQHLVVTGRPAPRVRPLLDDLRCTGLAVCGQGAQVYDAGADRLLWSITLDRELAETALGKIEAEVGQVYAAVDQDGVDGLTLIEPGYLMPHPTLPAVRVERRDDLWCEPISKVLLRHPHLSDDELAATARSVVGSLATVTMSGPGTVELQPCGVTKATGLALAAEHLGLRPADTIAFGDMPNDIPMFDWAAHGVAMANAHPELKAVADEITLSNEDDGIAVVLERLLGGTAQYGPLTLSIEP; from the coding sequence ATGGCCGCACCCATCGCATATTCACTCATCGCCACCGACCTGGACGGGACGCTGCTGCGCGGCGACGACACCCTCTCCGACCGGTCGCTCGCCGCGCTCGCGCGGGTGGCGGACACCGGTGCGCAGCACCTCGTGGTGACGGGCCGGCCGGCGCCGCGGGTGCGACCGCTCCTCGACGACCTGCGCTGCACGGGGCTCGCGGTGTGCGGACAGGGCGCGCAGGTGTACGACGCCGGCGCGGACCGGCTGCTGTGGTCCATCACCCTGGACCGGGAGCTGGCGGAGACCGCGCTCGGCAAGATCGAGGCGGAGGTGGGGCAGGTGTACGCGGCGGTCGACCAGGACGGGGTCGACGGGCTCACGCTCATCGAGCCGGGCTATCTGATGCCGCACCCGACCCTGCCGGCCGTACGGGTCGAGCGGCGCGACGACCTGTGGTGCGAGCCGATCAGCAAGGTGCTGCTGCGCCATCCCCATCTGTCGGACGACGAGTTGGCGGCGACGGCGCGTTCGGTGGTCGGTTCACTGGCGACGGTGACGATGTCGGGGCCCGGCACGGTCGAGCTGCAGCCGTGCGGCGTCACCAAGGCGACGGGCCTGGCGCTTGCCGCCGAGCATCTGGGGCTGCGGCCGGCGGACACCATCGCCTTCGGTGACATGCCCAACGACATCCCGATGTTCGACTGGGCGGCCCACGGCGTCGCGATGGCGAACGCCCATCCCGAACTCAAGGCCGTGGCCGACGAGATCACCCTGTCGAACGAGGACGACGGCATCGCCGTCGTCCTCGAGCGACTGCTGGGCGGGACGGCTCAGTACGGGCCGTTGACGTTGTCGATCGAGCCGTAG